From Perca flavescens isolate YP-PL-M2 chromosome 19, PFLA_1.0, whole genome shotgun sequence:
tgtctctgcgtCACGTCCTTATCGATCCGGTTGTCCACCGTCGTCGTTGGCGGGTGGGTGGACGCCGTCGTCACGGTAaccgttgttgttgttgttgttgttgttcttggtTCCGCTGTAGGAGAGGCTGAAGTAACCAGGGTAGAAGTACTCATAGTCGCAGGTGTTGTACTCGAAACAGTAGTAGAAGAAACAGTACTAGAAGCAGCAGTAGGTTCTGTCCTCGAAGAAGTAGTCATAGgtattatgggagttgtagttcccAGTCCAGTTGTAGTTTCCAATCCAGTTGTAGTTCCCAGTGCAGTTGTAGTTCCACGTTCAGTTGTAGTAAGCAGAGGCGTAGAAGTAGTCGTACTCGCAGCGGTCGGAGCAGGTTTTGTACTTGAAGAAGAAGTCGTAGgtattatgggagttgtagttcccAGTACAGTTGTAGTCCCCAGTACAGTTGTAGTCCCTAGTCCAGTTGTAGTCCCCAGTCCAGTTGTAgtttccatttcatttgtagTTTCCAGTCCAGTTGTTGTACGCAGAGGCGTAGAAGCAGTCGTACTTGCAGCGGTGGTAGCAGGTTTTGTACTCGAAGTACTCGTGGGTAttgtgggagttgtagttctaCTCGCAGTCGGTACGGGAGAGGCTGTCGCGGTGCCAGGAGTAACCAGAGCTGTTGTCGTCGCGATCGGCTGAGCTGTCGTCGTCGTCGTGAGAAGatttgtagtagtagtagcagtggaGGTGGTGACGATGACGCTGGGAGTTGTAGTTCTTGTAGTTCTCGGCCTCTGTGGCTCCAGAGTCACTTTGAGTACAGCTGGATGAAAACACAGACGCAGACTATTAATGCGTTAACACACAGCCAGCTCCCTAAAGTCCAGTTTAAGATACGATACCAGACCCTGTATGATGTacagactcacacactctcacacacacacacacacacacacacacacacacacacacacacacacacacacacacaaaggcggagcagtatgtcctgtatgtcccttactggctaacgtatttcaagatggagcatgaatatggagcttCTACCTCAGTTCATGCAAACGCTAATGTTAAATatacagccaataggaatacttggagttgatggtggaggtaaatattcaggaaaaaggacaagttggtgaatGAACAACTACACACGTTACACACGttacacatgttacacacattacacacgcTACACACTTTagacacgttacacactgggactTTAAGCTTTGATTAGCTGACAGTGAAGGAATGTGAGTTTATGTTATTCTGTACCAGACGGAGAAGTGGAACGAGAGGTGTGGGGGGTGGCTCTtggatcagtgtgtgtgtgtgtgtgtgtgtgtgtgtgtgtgtgtgtgtgtgtgtgtgtgtgtgtgtgtgtgtgtgtgtgagaaagctGGAGAATCTGCccagagacaggagagagacagcaggGGAACGCCTTCAAGCAAAGTGATAAAAAGATTAGGAATATGTTCAGAATCTAATCACAGACTTTGCCGTAGACGTTTGTCTGCAGGTAGGGAAACTTAGAGTCACACAGCTGTGTTTTGTGTACTTGAATGCTGGACTTTAATAAACTTTTCTTAACTGGGTCAGTGTAacacttatcagttcaattttctaaggcACAAAATTGGATCTTTCAccgtttttccaattttcagtttttattcagaggatcagaaattgagaaaattacaaaattgcgtctatcagtttggtgtttttcattttggtccacatgcagttaatgacctgcatattccacaaagtagagagggagagaataccatttgCAGTATTATGAATAATTGGAGGAATAAAATTTTgcaattttctaaatttctgatttCCTCTgaattaaagacaaaaaaaaattggaaaaaacaggttaaaaaaagaaaaatttgatgtttttaacccatttttctgtttttccaaatgtccgaaaattgaactgatgagCGTAACACGGACCTAACTGGACTCTCGGTCTCAGATCGATCCTTCTGGTTCTGGTGAACTTAAGTCCGATGACAGAATGCGCGGGAATTAATGAACtggagtcagatttgacaggccTCAGGGCCTCAGGGCTTCATTTTTAGTGCACGTTACATCACATTAATTCCCCACGGTACCTCTACGGCGGCACTTTGGAGAGGACGGGTTCAGGGAGCAGAATGGCCGGGGGTCCTTGTctgcagacacagagacagagaaagagttcccgttacgttacacacagtTTCTGCCTAACAAACGTGACTTCATGGTCTCAGATTTGTATCCCAGATGTTCCTGAAACAGGAGCAGGTGACTTACATCACCACTTATTCGGCATtcgactttttttttctcaattttttccgtttccatcaacattttctaatgcgaTATTTCAAAAATAcgttgatggaaacatgactactgTTTACACTCGGTCGATCACAATACTTATGATTTAAtgacatcctcctcctcctcctcctcctcctcttcctcctcctcctcctcctcttcctcctcttcctcctcctcctcctcctcctcctcctctccagaTCTACCGTTCAGCCTCACCGATGCACGAGTAGCGCCCGTTGATGTAGGTGAGCTTGAAGCCGAGGTGACATTTACACAGGAAGCTGCCAAACGTGTTCACACACTTCCTACGGCGAGGACACACACCTCCGCCCGACACACACTCATCGatgtctgcagagagagagagagagagagagagacagacagacagagagagagagacagacagagacacagacagagagagagagagagagacagacagagagagagagacacagaaagagagagagagacagacagagagagagagacacagacagagagacacagacagagagagagagacagagacacagacagagagagagagagagagagagagagagagacagagagagagacacagacagagagagagagagagagagagagagagagagagagagagagagagagagagagagagagagagagagagagagagacagacagacagagagagagacagagagagagacagagagagagagagagacagacagacagagagagagacacagaagagagagagagagagacagacagacagagagacagacagacagagagacacagacagagagagagagacagacagagacacagacagagagagagagagagagacagacagagagacacagagagagaaagagagagagagagagagagacagagagagagagacagacagagagagagagagagagagagagagagagagagagagagagagagagagagagagagagagagagagagagagagagacagagagacagagagagagagagagagacagacagagagagagagacagagagagagagagagagacagacagagagagagagagacagagagagagagagagagagagagagagacagagagacagagagagagagacagagagacagagagagagagagagagagagagagagagagagagacagagagagacagacagagagagagagagacagaagagagagagagagacagagagagagacagacagacagcgagagagagacagagagagagagggagagagagagacagaaagagagagagagacagagagacagacagagagagagagagagagagagagagagagacagacagacagagagagagatagagagagagacacagacagagagacacagacagagagagagagagagagacagagagagagagattcttttttatatatatatatatatatatatatataatattattgttTCAACGTACCCTTTGAAGGACATAATGTGTttagtatctgcatttatatcataattatcCTGTTCACGTGTATTATTATATCAGATCAGTATTTActccttgttgttgtttacgtgtatgtttgttcttatgctttggcaatacacatgtattttttgtcatgccaataaagcaacatgaaaattgaaaattgagagagagagagagacagactgaccgATACAGGTGCGTCTGTCCGGCCCCAGCCGTAACCCCGGCGATGGACAGGTGCATCGGACCGTCCCCTTGACGACCTCGCAGCCGTACTGACAGTTGGCATGGTAACAGGTTCGAGCATCTTTAAGCACAGACAGAACatatgttatttaacttttttactgttttatatgatgtgtgtctctgtgtgtgtgtttgtgtgtctgtgtgtgtgtgtgtgtgtgtgtgtgtgtgtgtgtgtgtgtgtgtgtgtgtctgtgtgtgtgtgtgtgtgtctgtgtgtggcaaTCAGAtcagtatgtctgtgtgtgtgtgagagagtgtgtgtgtccgtgtgtgatGGACAGGTGTGGACCGTGTGTCTGTTGGTGGTAACAGGTTCGTCTTTGTGTGAACatatgttatttaactttttactgttttatatgatgtgtgtgtgtgtgtgtgtgtgtgtgtgtgtgtgtgtgtgtgtgtgtgtgtgtgtgtgtgtgtgtgtgtgtgtgtgtgtgtgtgtgtttgtgtgtgtgtgtgtgtgtgtgtgtgtgtgtgtgtctgtgtgtgtgtgtgtgtgtgtgtgtgtgtgtgtgtgtgtgtgtgtgtgtgtgtgtgtgtgtgtgtctgtgtgtgtgtgtgtgtgtgtgtgtctgtctgtgtgtgtgtgtgtgtgtgtgtgtgtatctgtctgtgtgtctgtctgtgtgtgtgtgtgtgtgtgtgtgtgtgtgtgtgtgtgtgtgtgtgtgtgtgtctgtctgtgtgtgtgtgtgtctctttctgtgtgtgtgtgtgtgtgtgtgtgtgtgtgtgtgtgtgtctgtctgtgtgtgtgtctgtgtgtgtgtgtgtgtgtgtgtgtgtgtgtgtgtgtctgtgtgtgtgtgtgtgtgtgtctctgtctgtgtgtgtgtgtgtgtgtgtgtctctgtctgtgtgtgtgtgtgtgtgtctgtctgtgtgtgtgtgtgtgtgtctgtctgtgtgtgtgtgtgtgtgtgtgtgtctctgtctgtgtgtgtgtgtgtgtctctgtctgtgtgtgtgtgtgtgtgtgtgtgtctgtgtgtgtgtgtgtgtgtgtgtgtgtgtctgtgtgtgtgtgtgtgtgtgtgtgtctgtgtgtgtgtgtgtgtgtgtgtgtgtgtgtgtgtgtctctgtctgtgtgtgtgtgtgtgtgtgtgtgtgtgtgtgtgtgtgtgtgtgtgtgtgtgtgtgtgtgtgtgtgtgtctgtctgtgtgtgtgtgtgtgtgtctgtctgtctgtgtgtgtgtgtgtgtgacccacTCCTACAGCTCCCGTCCTGCTGCAGTGTGTATCCGTCCTGACAGAAACACTTGTAGCTGCCCAGCGTGTTCATGCAGCGATGCTTACAGGGCCGAGGCTTCACGCCACACTCGTTCAgatctgagacacacacacacacacacacacacacacacacacacacacacacacacacacacacagaggggggGAGGTCGGGAATCAAACATTAAACTGAGAGCGTGTTTTCTCTGCTTTCACTCTTCTTGTCAACTTGGAGGATTAACCTTTGACTTCTAGCGCTGTTAATCACAGAGAGCaggttaagtgtgtgtgtgtgtgtgtgtgtgtgtgtgtgtgtgtgtgtgtgtgtgtgtgtgtgtgtgtgtgtgtgtgtgttatattacACAGGATGTGTGTGAAGCCCCAGTATAAAGCCAGCTGTTGTTTTACTGGATATGACTCATAATGTAGCCTCTAATCAGGAGattaacactgtgtgtgtgtgtgtgtgtgtgtgtgtgtgtgtgtgtgtgtgtgtgtgtgtgtgtgtgtgtgtgtgtgtgtgtgtgtgtgtgtctgtgtgtgtgtgtgtgtgtgtgtgtgtgtgtgtttgtttgtgtgtttttttttttccccagaggCATCATTTGAACCTCAAACAAGCATGACAGGAAtgtgtctgtcttttctttttttcttcccagaggCATCATGGAAACTCAAATCTCTGTGAAACTGCGGacagcttcacacacacacacacacacacacacacacacacacacacacacacacacacacacacacacacacacacacacacacacacagttacctTGGTTGCAGGCCTTGCCCGTGTATCCTGGATGACATTTGCATCTgacgagagagagacacacacacacacacacacacgcacatgcacacacacacacacacacaaacacgcacagagagagagagggaggaagagagacagacgcacacacacacacacacacacacacacacacacacagttacacacacacacacacacacacacagttacctTGGTTGCAGGCCTTGCCCGTGTATCCTGGATGACATTTGCATCTGTCTGGTCCGACACACTCTCCATGTTTACAACCCTGCTGACAgtaagctacacacacacacacacacacacacacacacacacacacacacacacacacacacacacacacacacaatgtaactACTTATCTCCTACAGACATTTAAGCTAACACCACAACTACTCTTTTCAATAAAAAAGGATAAACACAAAGTGaggattttcaaaataaaggcgcaTCTTAAATAAGACGACGTGTAGCGATGTTATCACTTTGCGTGGTTAACGTGGGATGCATGAGAAGCACACGGACACCGACGTACGGTGACATCCCATAATATGTGTtgccaccaccacacacacactgacccaaACCAACCCGGGTGTGACCCTTCTGAAACGTGGGAAACGTTGCAtatttttggtgtgtgtgtgtttttttgcgtCCTCACGTTGACAGCTTCCCAGCTCCGTCCGTCTCCAGCCCCAGCAACACTCCACGCTGTTTCCATAGCGACAGAGACCATCGGACGACCTccagctgcaacacaacatcacacacgtCTATGGTCACACAGTCGTCTATGGTCAGGGTTATATTCATAAACAGCTCAGACAGTAAGGGGCTTTTCCATCTTTCTGGGGGATTCCTAAAGGGGTAAAAACTAACTTTGGGCAACTAGAccagtgattttcaaccactgtgccCCGTGGGAAATGATCCGATTTTACTTAATTGGTccaacaaatgtttttattgagttactgcaaattattttccattgttgcgcatctgtgcctcaatatgatgactggcagagaaattaaatactattctgtgtcagtaggtggcagtatagCGCAATAATGACCTCGTTGCTCccttttttttacacgttaaacgttgaaatttcggtacctgagagcgcgtaagcgtaagcgcaagcttccTCTCTGAAAgttgacaaacacacacacactcgcacacacgcagagctgcagacgatgcactctacgtcggctctgcagttttgttgaagtcacagtgagtcacggaaatgccgataaagtggtttcaagtgtgtttacagtttttcataacttcacgcagacagcgtttccTGCGATGTgatgctgttgacgttacacttcctcggagccgagcaggcacagcagtggtttctatgccctggtgactgactgataggctgaggttgtagcctaaggcaaggcaactttatttctgcaGCACCTtttggttgtgcccctaaaattttcagttgggggcccaCTATGCTCCTGATGAAAGAAGtgagtctggagccctgctgccACCTTTCACGCGCATCCCGCAGTGCCAGGATGTAAGCAGTAGGGCCGAGATCATCGACGTAAGCCTGCAGAAGCGATGGatacactttaaaaaaggaaaaatgcagattctgattATTAGGCTACAACGTGTCATTTCTGGTTGGTGATGTGCCGCGGGATTTTCTTAATGTAAAAACTGTGTcgtggctcaaaaaaggttgaaaaccacTGAACTAGACATTATTTTCACAAGTCGGTCGTTTACCAGCTGCAACTTGTTGTCATCACTAGGATGGGTCCTCTGTGTCCCGGGGACAACAGGCCTGACCTCCCCAAATCCTCCTTTCATATGCTGTTTTTTGTCAACTTTTATTATTACCCTTTTGTCGCCTTATTTCCAAATTTTTGTAACTTCTTTGTTGCCTTTTTCGACCCTTTTTTCAaagttgacctttttttttttttttatcctttttttcaaccttttgtcgccttttttcaaccctttttgtagcctttttttacccttttgtCGCCTTATTTCCTAATTTCTGTCACTTCTTTGTCGCCTTTTTCGACCCTTTTTTCACttctttgttgccttttttcaaccttttaagttttttttttcgccTTTTTGGAcccttttttcaacctttttgtcacttctttgttgccttttttcaaccttttt
This genomic window contains:
- the LOC114574042 gene encoding nephronectin isoform X1 produces the protein MLTRVGLVLLFWFCPRSRAQHEDYNSWRSSDGLCRYGNSVECCWGWRRTELGSCQPYCQQGCKHGECVGPDRCKCHPGYTGKACNQDLNECGVKPRPCKHRCMNTLGSYKCFCQDGYTLQQDGSCRNARTCYHANCQYGCEVVKGTVRCTCPSPGLRLGPDRRTCIDIDECVSGGGVCPRRRKCVNTFGSFLCKCHLGFKLTYINGRYSCIDKDPRPFCSLNPSSPKCRRRAVLKVTLEPQRPRTTRTTTPSVIVTTSTATTTTNLLTTTTTAQPIATTTALVTPGTATASPVPTASRTTTPTIPTSTSSTKPATTAASTTASTPLRTTTGLETTNEMETTTGLGTTTGLGTTTVLGTTTVLGTTTPIIPTTSSSSTKPAPTAASTTTSTPLLTTTERGTTTALGTTTGLETTTGLGTTTPIIPMTTSSRTEPTAASSTVSSTTVSSTTPATMSTSTLVTSASPTAEPRTTTTTTTTVTVTTASTHPPTTTVDNRIDKDVTQRQRGDVHIPRQPSPNQVWEFDIELGNTAEEARDDPEAGVLLCTFDRGLCDWMSDGEGDLHWETAHRPTGGRYLLVPELKAGQRSIRGARLAVQIVPPWSHGDLCFSFSHWLTGNHVGVLQLFVRETGRHQRYSSALWSRAGGHGWRHTQVTLATHSLDTLLLKAERRKGRRGQIAVDDVTLRRGACR
- the LOC114574042 gene encoding nephronectin isoform X2, with product MLTRVGLVLLFWFCPRSRAQHEDYNSWRSSDGLCRYGNSVECCWGWRRTELGSCQPYCQQGCKHGECVGPDRCKCHPGYTGKACNQDLNECGVKPRPCKHRCMNTLGSYKCFCQDGYTLQQDGSCRNARTCYHANCQYGCEVVKGTVRCTCPSPGLRLGPDRRTCIDIDECVSGGGVCPRRRKCVNTFGSFLCKCHLGFKLTYINGRYSCIAVLKVTLEPQRPRTTRTTTPSVIVTTSTATTTTNLLTTTTTAQPIATTTALVTPGTATASPVPTASRTTTPTIPTSTSSTKPATTAASTTASTPLRTTTGLETTNEMETTTGLGTTTGLGTTTVLGTTTVLGTTTPIIPTTSSSSTKPAPTAASTTTSTPLLTTTERGTTTALGTTTGLETTTGLGTTTPIIPMTTSSRTEPTAASSTVSSTTVSSTTPATMSTSTLVTSASPTAEPRTTTTTTTTVTVTTASTHPPTTTVDNRIDKDVTQRQRGDVHIPRQPSPNQVWEFDIELGNTAEEARDDPEAGVLLCTFDRGLCDWMSDGEGDLHWETAHRPTGGRYLLVPELKAGQRSIRGARLAVQIVPPWSHGDLCFSFSHWLTGNHVGVLQLFVRETGRHQRYSSALWSRAGGHGWRHTQVTLATHSLDTLLLKAERRKGRRGQIAVDDVTLRRGACR